From Acipenser ruthenus chromosome 36, fAciRut3.2 maternal haplotype, whole genome shotgun sequence:
ctccctcccagtccctcctcagctccactagagccacactgcttccctccctcccagtcccttctcagctccactagagccacactgcctccctccctcccagtccctcctcagctccactagagccacactgcttccctccctcccagtccctcctcagctccactagagccacactgcttccctccctcccagtccctcctcagctccactagagccacactgcctccttccctcccagtccctcagctctaaccactagagccacactgcttccctccctcccaggccctcctcagctccactagagccacactgcttccctccctcccagtccctcctcagctccactagagccacactgcctccctccctcccagtccctcagctctaaccactagagccacactgtttccctccctcccagtcccacagctctaaccactagagccacaccgcttccctccctcccagtcccacagctctaaccactagagccacactgcttcccttcctcccagtcccccagctctaaccacaaaGCCACACTCTCACCCAGTCCCTCGATGCAATGGTTTTGCctcactctatagaatgaactcactgaGCTTCATAAAGTCGCACGAGACCTGCTGAAGAATGTTACGTTCACTGCTGGCCATAGCTGTCGACTCAATGACAATTACATTCATTTAGAAAGATCTCAATGTCTAACCCGTAGCTCAGAAATGTTACAATGTATGTCAGccgttaataaacaaaaaaataagtggaattaaaaaaaaaagcggaCCGAACGGCCTTACAAGAAAGTAAGCTAatcacaagacacacagttttcGTGATCATTAGAAAAAGTTCAATGTACGGTCCCAAAATAGCAGACAAATAACTTGAACAAAAGCCTGATAGAGCCCTGTCTTGTTTTCAGTGAAGCCAGGGAGTCATCAGACCCCAGCATTGTCAAGACGCCTCTTCACATGAGAGGCTGGAGGTGAGAGGTCGGGGGAAGGTTGGAAGCCGCGGTCTCTGAGGCATGGCTCTGTGGTGATTCACTCCCTGAAGCTGCAGTGAAGGACAGCTTGACCGCCGGACGGTCTAATTATATCTGCCCACAACAACAGCGCTGAAGATTGTCTCTACGGCAGTAGaaactgtccagtttgtttgcattctcgAATCTGCTCCTAtcttttatgaaaaataaaaaaaaaatcgatctcTCAATCAGAGATGCTAACATACATGTAGACCCTACAtgtacgggcagcagtgtggagtagtggttagggctctggactcttgaccggagggtcgtgggttcaatcccaggtggggggacactgctgctgtacccttgagcaaggtagtttacctagattgctccagtaaaaacccaactgtataaatgggtaattgtatgtaaaaataatgtgacatcttgtaacaattgtaagtcgccctggataagggcgtctgctaagaaataaataataataatactgaaagcTAGCATACATTTGTGGGACACGCACTTCCTTTGTATCTTAAAAAGGTTTGATGCTggctggctggtttcacagatgctGATTATAGACCCGTGCTCATCggggggctgtgaaaccagccgataaCATCTGAACTTTGGCGCACTTCAATGAAAAACTAAGACTTGATTCAGTATTCATAGCAACCTTTATACTTTAGTTTTTCAGTTGAGGCGAGTTCTCTTTCCTGGGCCGGTATCCAAGCCTGCAGCGTGGGCAGGGTAAGAGAACATTTTATTAAGCGTGTTTAAGAACGAAACCGCGTGGAAAGCCGAAGAGCCGGCTAGAGGAAGTCGGTTTTCCTGTCTGAGATGTTACAGCCCCAGCAGACCCAATTCGTGCTGAGGCAGTTTGAGTCTTTTGCTGTCAGAAGTGCGCTAGGGTTTCACTTGTCGCTGTGAAAGTTGCACTATCATATTTTCACAATGACTCGATAACTGCCTCGGTATTGTCATAGTAAGGAGAGAttacaacccccccccaaaaaaaaaaaaaaataataataataatatgactaaGCAAAAGAAACGTTTCGACCTGACGACAAACGCATTTTTACTTCCTGGCAGGTATGTCTGCGCCTGTTTGTCAGAACGAACTGTCGCACCTGCGTTTGAACTGGACGTCACGCATCAGGGAGTCATCATCCGTCCACCgggttgtttaaaatgtttctgatGAGACCTCGGTTAAAAATCAAAGGGCTGTGATGTTTAGTCCTGATCGCGCGTCAGTCAGTCAAGTCTATCTGTCCGTCAGACTCTACACTGTGAACACGATAACTGTCTGGATTTTGTTACACTACACggtacccttattattattattattattattattatttatttcttagcagacgcccttatccagggcgacttacaattgttacaagatatcacattatttttacacacaattacccatttatacagttgggtttttactggagcaatctaggtaaagtaccttgctcaagggtacagcaacagtgtcccccacctgggattgaacccacgaccctccggtcaagagtccagagccctgaccactactccacactgctgcccttatgccTATATGGAAAGTAGCTGTTTTGGGACATATAtttatcatttaatttaaaaaataaagtgtgtaCGTGCAGAGTTTGCTATAGTCACCAGACTGTTATGCAAATGTCTATTTATATAGCAAAAGCTCCTCGTATAGCAGAGCTGTCGAGTATTTACCGTGTGCGTGTAGGATCCTGCCCACACACGCTCTCCATCATAccgagagagaagagagagagagagagagagagagagagagagagagagagagagagagagagagaggggggagagagagagaggggagaggagaggggagagagggagagaggagggataggagagagaggaggaaaggagaggagagagggggagagaggaggagaggagagagaggagaggagaggggagaggagaggagagagagaggagaggggagagaggggggagaggagagggagaggtggggagagagggaagaaagagaagaggagaaagaggagagggagagaggagagagggggagagaggagagataggagagagaggaggagaggagaggagagagggggagagaggaggagaggagagagaggagaggagaggggagaggagaggagagagagaggagaggggagagagggggagaggagagggagaggtggggagagagggaagaaagagaagaggagaaagaggagagggagagaggagagagggggagagaggagagatagaggagagagagagagagagagagaaggagggaggggagagggagggaggaggttaTCGTAAACGACTTGGCACATTCCTGCATGGCTGTTTCCCAAACGAACTCCGATGCCAGcagctttgtgtgttttttaacccGTGAAGCACCGAGTTGTGTAATTTGACTCGCTGTAAATCAACACGCTGCCATTGGAGACGTGTGCAATCTCTCAGAAGTGTAAAAATGACAGACGTGTTTACAGCACGTATCCCCGAGTATTTCACACCGGCTGTGAAGCTCAACACTGAGGAAATGGAGCAGCTTTATCATCACTGGGGGGGAGGAAAACGACGAGACATGGGTCCATTTTTAGGCTGCAGATTCCCGTTATGTATCCAGGCGTCATGAAATCATCAGaagggggctgtgtctgcagaaCTGACAGAAACATTTAGACTTTAATTTGAATCATTAGAATAAACTACATGTGCTCCTTGTTGAAAAACGTCATTAAAAATAATGCTAAAAACGATCTATTCAAATGTTCTGTGTTCGACTGTTACTGTCCAAAAACCACGTCACACCGCTCAAGTCGAGTCTAGTCTTCAATGTGTCAGTGCGTCTGGGGGAATTCAATGGTTAAAAAGTTGCATACCCATATTTAGTGCTAAGTGCGTGGGCCCAGTGCCCAGAGAAGACAGTTGGTACGAGGTCAATTGAGCTTATGGACTTTATACTGGAACCGCGCCCTCTATTCAAATGGGAGTTACAGGGCGAGCCCTTATCTTATTAACAACCTCACCCAGGGAAACAGAAACAGAGCTACATTATTACTGGTATATTATTACTAAAGTGtctgctgattattattattattattattattattattattattattaataataataataataataataataataataataataataaattgcagcCTGGTATTGTATTTGGCATCTacgctcatatatatatatatatatatatatatatatatatatatatatatatatatatatatatatatatatatatatatatatatgtatatatacgcGAAAACTGTAGTGAAATTGTCATTGTGTGTGGGTGGGATAATCTGTGTTGTTATTTATATAAGCCAGGGCGCAAGCAAGTACAAACACCAGGAAATATTctggatatatatataatggattaCTAGATTACTGAAGTAAATATAATGCAGTAAAAACGACAGCGTGTTGCAGACTCGCCCTTCAGTCAGCTGGAGGGGGTGTGGAAGGGGTAGGCCTATAATTCTTGTTTTTTGGGGCAGAGATTACCCCTCACCGCTCCTTTCCAGCTGACAAAAGGGCGAGTCGGCAGTTTTtttgcatttccattttttttttcctcaagccAAGACACGCTCCCCTGTTCCACCTGAGCGCCGGCCGGCTCTGCCACTTCTCATCTGTTCCGGGGCACTCGTCATCTAGCCTCCCCGCCTAGATTTCCAAACAGACCCCGAGGGCGTTGCGCTGGAACCGGTCCGAGGCAGGATAGGCCGAGCCCAGTTTGCCGGAAGAACAACGCGCCATCAAGACCATTTAAGGGATCGGGTATGCAACCTCGGTTGTCGGTGAATCTGCTTCCTCCTTGGCTCTGAGGGATCGCTTTGCTGTTGTAAAATAAAGCAAGGCATTCTTAAAGCCGACTGACCATGTAGCTAAATGCAAAGGACAAGGCAACAAAGATGCGCGCTTCAGTGCCATTTCACTGGAGATGAACTCTTTGCGCTCAAGTAAGGGTTGTTAACCTGTGTTGTTTTAAACCAGGAACGCGGCGCAGACAACCCACTGCAACGAGAATGATAGGACTTACATTTGAATACcgtaataacacaaaaatgttgcCAGTGTTTGTACAAGTCTACTGTTGAGACGCTGAGACATGTTCTTGTACGTCTGGAGTCAGAATTTGTTGTCAGACGTGTCCGGCCAGTGtctgaagaacataagaaagtttacaaacgagaggaggccattcagcccatcttgctcgtttggttgttagtagcttattgatcccagaatctcatcaagcagcttcttgaaggatcccagggtgtcaacttcaacaacattactggggagttggttccagaccctcacaattctctgtaaaaaaaaagtgcctcctattttctgttctgaatgcccctttatctaatctccatttgtgacccctggtccttgtttcttttttcaggtcaaaaaagtcccctgggtcgacattatcaatactttttaggattctgaatgcttgaatcagatcgccgcgtagtcttctttgttcaagactgaatagattcaattcttttagcctgtctgcataccacatgccttttaaacccgggataattctggttgcagTGCTCTTCAGCAAACACGTGTGTGTGCTGTCTTGAGCTTCTGTCTGGGGTTGGCCAGCTCTGGGGACCCGTTTTACTGATACATGATCATCTCACAGGCTAAGTATGCGCGTAACCGGCTCCTGTGTGCAGGGTACGCGCTTAGCCTTGTGTGCAtatttatatgaacataatttagatcttttatttcacatcgtgtaatcaaagaaactacaaaatgataatcgcaaaaaaaaagtctacctggaagccataatagtagtacagtatatttcatgttagatttcgaaacgtcACATTTTCAAATTTGTTGtcattaagtgtatggaaaactacaatatcatgtaattcaatatgctaacgtcacattattccgcaggtttcattcgactttatgaagcagagtGAGTtgattctatagggggatgctgaACTGCAGGTCATAGCTGAGCAGGTGCCTGACTGTACCGGAAGCTGAGAAGATTGCTGGTCCCGTTCTAGAACGATGCAGCCCACGTTGTAATTTGATCAAACGCTTATGTGGGTCGCTTTGAATTCTGCAGCAGCACACTGCCTCCGCTTTACTATCCAGCTGAAGAAGCACTTGCAGTCcgagatagatttttttttatcaattattcccacattgtatttgtattgcctgcattgATTTGACATGCAATTGAAGTCGCGGTATAGAAAAGGCGCGCTAAGATGCGACTCGGTGACTTGGGGCTATGCATTCACAAAAGCCATTAATCTCAATGGACCTTTCATGAAGTCACCGTCCCCCACCTTAACGCGTGGAATACACACAATAGCGCTACAGTGGATATAAGCAAACATCTCCGCGCCCGTGCAGCCTGGCACAGCAAACCCCCGCCTACGGGGAAGCAAAGCAATGCTGGCACAAACCTGTTCAGATCTGTCAACACGGACTCTTACCTCATTATAACACATACCGGTATATGAAGATGTGAAGGACACGGCTTCTTTACTGGGCGCGTCTGCGTGTCAGCACGCCAGCGCTATTGGCATGTCACACTTTGAATTGGGGAGTGTTGGTGGCGCAGTAGGtagggttataataataataataataataataataataataataataataataataataataataataagaataagaataagaataagaataagaataagaataataataacttttagaAGCCTATAAGGTCCAAAGACCCGGACTAGAGGGATTTCAATTACTGTAAGGAAGATTTTCATTGTTATTTCTGAGAAACACAAAAATGAATCAAATTATATTATATCAATGTTCTGAACAGGTGCTTATAGATATGATGTTTGCActcatcgtgtaatcaaagaaacgacaaaatgatatcgctaaaGCCTACCGGAAGCCCTAATAGCAGTACAGtcgtatttcatgttggatttcaaaatgtcaccatTTTCCAATTTTTATGGAAAACGGtgatgtgtaattcaatatgttaacgtaacattattcaacagctttcattcgactttattatttatatcacattatttttacatacaattccccatttatacagttgggtttttactggagcaatctaggtaaagtaccttgctcaagggtacagcagcagtgtccccccacctgggattgaacccacgaccctccggtcaagagtccagagccctgaccactactccccattagaagcaaaatgtgttaattctatagagcgATGCTAAACCATTTGACCaattctgtaaatatatacatacatacatatatataggaCATATCGTACACCGTTAAAAAAAATCAGCCCGGTTTCCAATCAACAGAAGAAAGCTGCTGTGTGGATTCAAATGCATTGCTCCCAAGGCTGCAGTGTGTGCTCACGTCACAAGACCGCACCTGCGCAGTTCTTACCCAGTGGGTTGTTTACAGCCGGAGTTCCTGGCATTCGCGTCATAAACTGTGACGTCTCGATGAAGGGTGTGGTTACTTCAGCGTGACAGCCAATTAGCGAGCAGCCGGGCTTGGccgggtttatatatatataagcatgtgGGGCTTGTCTTGAGACAGAACTGTGCAGATCGGTAGGAGGCTGCAAACTCGCGGATTGCATACAGCAGCGTCTCTCTGAGATCTTTCTCTCTGTTTTTagaagattttaaaaaaggaggCGTTACAGCATTTTCCCTCGCTGGTTGAAAAGGAAACATATCCGGCGATCGGTACGGTAGTTTTCTCAACTttactttggaaaaaaaaactgcttacttTGAATTGAAGCGAGACATTCTTTGACAGTTGTGTAGTGGACTCTAAAGAGGAAAAAAGAGTGGTTTCATAACCCCGAAAGACAATTATTAACTGCATTGAGAACCGAGGGGTTGCCCGGTTTTGTAATACAATATAAAGGATCTACTGCTCGgcagactaataataataataataataataataataataataataataataataataataataatacagctgccGGAATCAGCGGTGCTGTTCTGTATCCTATGTCTACAAAAATGGAACAAACTTTTTATCATGACGACTCGTTTCTCTCTGCTTATGGCCACCCAGACGCGGCTCTCCAAGACTACAAGCTGATGAAGCCGAACATGAGCCTGAACTTGAGCGAGCCGTACAGGAACCTCAAGTCCCACCTCCGAGCGGACCGGGGAGGTTTCTACACCGCGTCCCAGGACGTTGGCTCCCTAAAACTCGCCTCCCCGGAGCTGGAGCGCCTCATCATCCAGAACAGCAACGGTGTCATCACCACCACGCCGACCCCGGGACAGTACTTCTACAGCAGGGGGATCACTGAAGAACAGGAGGGGTTCGCGGACGGTTTTGTCAAAGCTCTGGACGAGCTCCATCAAATTAACCACATGGCTCCGCCCAACGTGTCCATCGGAGCCGGCGGAGTGACGACGTGCAGTGCGCCTTCCAGCGTCTACGGCTCCTCCTTACAGCCGGATACGCCTGTTTACACCAACCTGAACAGCTACGGCCCCAACACTAGCCTCACGTCGGCTTCCAATTTCCCGACGGCTACGATTAGCTACCTGCCtcaccatcatcaccaccaccaacaccaacagcaACACGGGACCCCGCatcacttccagcacgctgtgtCAGCCGCCTCTGCGCTGCATCCGCACCGCCTCGTCTCCCTCAAAGAGGAGCCGCAGACCGTGCCCGACTTCCACAGCGGCGACGACTCGCCTTCCATGTCCCCGATTGACATGGAGAACCAGGAGGTCATCAAAGCCGAGCGCAAGAGGCTGAGGAACCGACAGGCGGCCACCAAGTGCAGGCGGAGGAAACTGGAACGCATCGCTCGCCTGGAGGACAAAGTGAAGGCTTTGAAATCGGACAATGCGGGTCTTTCCAGCACAGCCACGGTGCTCAGAGATCAGGTGGCTCAGCTGAAACAGAAAGTCATGACCCACGTTAGCAGCGGGTGTCAGCTCATGCTTACCTCCAAGATGCAAtcgttttaaaaacaaacaaacaaacaagaatataAACACTGGATGAAAGacttttgtattaaatgttttattgtgtaaaacaatgcagaacagaaaaaaaaacaggactattTTCACTGCACTGCATTTGGTGAAACATTCTTGTGTTTGCTGTTGGATAGGGTTGTTATTAATGAGCCAGATTGATATCATTTTGCAAAGGGAGGGAGATATGTAGCCAAACCAGTCATAATGGAAGTGGAGCGGGTTGGATGAATGGTACTTCTGGTAGAATGGGGATAGAAAAGCGGATCTTAAGGGACCAGTgacttgtattttttaaaagggaGAATTTACGTTGTCGTATTGTTACAGTACAGGCAACGTGTAACACAGAAACACTGCGTGAAAGACGAGCAAGCGGTCAAACTAGTGCTAAATATCTGACTCATTTCAGGAAACTAGTAACCGTTTAtctgtgtcgtgtgtgtgtgtgtgtgtgtgttttattttcttcattgtattgttattttttttccacgATGTCATTATGATGCTGCgttttgaaaatgatttaaattattattattgtaccgGGTTGATCCCGGATGCAAAAGTTTTATTAACTGGTCTGTTTacgtttctgtttgtgttttgaaatatttaattaaagtCTCTGAGAAAAATTGATACACGGTTCGCTGTTTCGTTTCTTTATATATAACAGTGTATTGCTGTGTGTATAATATGATCTATAGGAATCGGTGGAGATAGTCACAGCCTCTGTATTTACACGAGAATCTCGATTGAATCACAGCACAGTATGGTATTTGACTAGAGTAAGGAAACGATCTGTTTAGTTTTGTGACACACTGTCGTTTCTCGAAACGCAGAACATAATGCATGATCCTGCTGCTGTGATTCGTATGAATTACTGAACCTGTTGAACCATATACAGCATCACACAGTTCTGAAGAGATTTTCATACACAATAGCCGGCTATAGCATCGACACTTCCTGCACTGCAGAACACAGAATACTGTCGTGCATTCTAAAACGATCACATGGGaaagttttaaaaacagcttAGTTTTCCTAAAAATCATTTTCTATTTCGGGTGTagtgtggttaaaaaaaacaacttctaaaCGTAATAAACACAGAAGATATTGTGTTCAGAGTTCAACAGCTACCCAGGCGGGCGGGCTGTGGCAGCCGTGACGTGAGCGCGTCGGGGGGCTTTTTCCTGTTGACGCACAAGAAAGATGTCCATATATGGTCATTGCAGC
This genomic window contains:
- the LOC117401971 gene encoding transcription factor JunB isoform X1 → MSTKMEQTFYHDDSFLSAYGHPDAALQDYKLMKPNMSLNLSEPYRNLKSHLRADRGGFYTASQDVGSLKLASPELERLIIQNSNGVITTTPTPGQYFYSRGITEEQEGFADGFVKALDELHQINHMAPPNVSIGAGGVTTCSAPSSVYGSSLQPDTPVYTNLNSYGPNTSLTSASNFPTATISYLPHHHHHHQHQQQHGTPHHFQHAVSAASALHPHRLVSLKEEPQTVPDFHSGDDSPSMSPIDMENQEVIKAERKRLRNRQAATKCRRRKLERIARLEDKVKALKSDNAGLSSTATVLRDQVAQLKQKVMTHVSSGCQLMLTSKMQSF
- the LOC117401971 gene encoding transcription factor JunB isoform X2 → MKPNMSLNLSEPYRNLKSHLRADRGGFYTASQDVGSLKLASPELERLIIQNSNGVITTTPTPGQYFYSRGITEEQEGFADGFVKALDELHQINHMAPPNVSIGAGGVTTCSAPSSVYGSSLQPDTPVYTNLNSYGPNTSLTSASNFPTATISYLPHHHHHHQHQQQHGTPHHFQHAVSAASALHPHRLVSLKEEPQTVPDFHSGDDSPSMSPIDMENQEVIKAERKRLRNRQAATKCRRRKLERIARLEDKVKALKSDNAGLSSTATVLRDQVAQLKQKVMTHVSSGCQLMLTSKMQSF